The Arachis ipaensis cultivar K30076 chromosome B07, Araip1.1, whole genome shotgun sequence genomic interval GACAAGCAATGGAGGAGAGTACATGTCTCTGGCATTCAACCAATTTCTTACTGATCACGACATTCAACACATGCTTACTTGTCCCTACACCCAACAATAGAATGGTATTGTTGAAAGAAGGCACAGACACATCACTGAAATATCACTCACCTTACTAGCTCAAGCCAACCTACCTTTCACATTCTGGAAAGACTCAACCATGACTGCCACCTATCTCATAAACAGATTGCCCACCTAACTTCTCAACAACAAAACCCCATTAGAAGCCCTTACCAATACCAAACCAGACTATGATTTTTTAAAACCCTTTGGCTGCACTTGCTACCCTTTGCTAAGACCATACAATGTACACAAGTTTGATCACAGATTTGACAAATCAATATTTATTGGTTATGCCACAGACCACAAAGGATACATGTGCTTATTCCCAAATAGAAGAGAAGTTATCTCAAGAAATGTGTACTTCAATGAATCTGAATTTCCTTACCCACAACTATTTCGATCCTAATCTCACCACACTATCCTATAACCAATCCCCAATCCCACTTTCAATCTTAGTCCTCTTTCCTCtattcaacctcttcctctcaCCACATCCCCAACCCTTCCTAATGCACCTCATACATTGCATTCTATAAATGATACTTTCAATATCGCCAATGACATACATGCATCATTACCTGCAATACCTATATCTGTGTCTGATTATTCTGCTCTTGCTGATGATACTATTACTGTCGCTAATCCATCTCCCAGCAATATCACTCCTAATGCAGGTGCTCATCAATCACCTAGAATTGAAGCTGTACTGTCAGCCCCAACAACCTTGTCAATGAACCAGCATCCAATGCAAACAAGAAGCAAATCTGGCATTTTCAACCTAAaacatatgcagcagtagtgcaAGAGGGTGCCATTGTCCTCTCGGAGACCCTACCGCCGACAGTAGCAGAGGCTCTCACCTATCCCCATTGGCGAAGAGCAATGGAGGAGGAATATGAAGCTCTTTTGAGGAACCACACTTGGCAGCTAGTCTCCAAACCCACtcctaatacaatccctatcATTGGTTGCAAATGGATCTTTAGAATAAAGAGACATCCCAACGGCACCATTCAAAAGTACAAAGCTAGGCTAGTGGAAAAGGATTTTTACCAAAAGAAAGGCGTGAATTTTGACTAGGTTTTCAGTCCCATAGTAAGGCTACCTACTGTGCGAATCATGCTAACTTTGGCTTTGGCAAAAGGATGGAGAATAAGGCAATTTGACTTCAACAACGCCTTTTAAATGGGGATCTTTAAGAAATAGTATATATGACTCAACCAGAAGGCTTTCTCTCACCGAACCATTTGCATCATGTGTGCAAACTTCAGAGGTCACTATATGGGCTGAAGCAGGCGCCTCGTGTGTAGTTCACTAAGCTCAAGACAACCCTCGACAGCTTTGAATTCCATAACATTATCTCAGACACGTCTCTCTTCACAAGATTTACAGCATCCTCCGCAACTTATATTCTTGTCTATGTCGATGACATCTTAGTCACAGGGAGTTCGGACTCTGAAATTGCCACACTAATCAGCCAACTTAACTCAATCTTTTCTCTAAAAGACTTAGGAGAAATGAATTATTTCTTGGGTACCAAAGCTATTAAGAGAAACGACAATGAAATACTCCTTTGCTAGACCAAATATATCAAGGAGCTGCTTGCAAAAGCGGAAATGTATGATGCAAAAGCCATGCCTACTCCAATGGCATCCAACTTAAAACTCTCAATGCATGATGGTGAAACATTTCAGAAGCTAATGCTGTATAAATTCATTGCAACATAAGGCCTTCAGTATGCAATAATCACCAGCCAGACCAGATATTACCTTTGTAGTCAATAAAGACAATTTATGCACCACCCTCTAAAAATTCATTGGAGAGCTTAAGGCAAAGAAAAGGGGATTATTTTGAGGATAAAAATTATGCACCACAATATATATtcaatattaataaaaattattttcacaaatatttaaaaataaaataatgtatATTATCAGTAatgtaaaattaaatattaaaaaaacaaagtcaccaaaaaaaatatttaaaaaacaaagaaaaggggAAAGCAATTTAGTAACAAACCAGCGTGAAAAAGGAGTATTTTGTTAAGAAACTTTGTATAATGTCATGCATTGCATGGCGAAGATAGTGTTTGGTGACCTAAAACCTAAAACTGAAAGCAACATGCCAATCATGTCGGCGCCCGCACTCTTCTCCACCGTTAGCGCCGCCACGGCCACTGCCACGATCTTGTTCTTAATCTGCAAGTCTCGTCTCATGCACGAAAAGAACCTCACAACACACCATCGCCAACAACCCAAACGCAATCCCGAACAACCCAAACGCGATCCATGTGGCAAGATGCTATTCGTTTCCCAAATCGGAACTTCAAAAGCCCTAGCGACGCGCCTCTGCGATTTGTTAGAGTCGAAAGGCGTCGTTTTGGACCTCGTAGATGCCCGGAATTACGAGCCCGAAGCCCTACCCAAGGAGAACCTCGTCCTCCTCGTTGCTTCAACTTCGGAAGTTTGGAACCTACCTCCCGCACGGAATTTCTCTTCCAATCACGACCTACCTTGGGGAGCAGAGTGCTTCGTCAATTGGATCGAGAAAAAAGCGAACGCCTTTAAGGTTGGAGCGTTTGTTGTGAATGCTTGCAGTTTCAGTGCCTTTGTGGTGGGCAGCGAGGTTACTGAAGGTGGGAAGAATTTGATGGCTAAGGCCGCCAATGAGATTAGGGGTTTGGGGCACACTGCTGAATGGAATGCGGATTTTGACAGCTGGTGGGGAAGTGTTGTTGCGGTTTTGCAAGGTGCTGTTTTGGGAATATGCGGGGAATCTGAACCTGAGGTCTGTTTCTGCATCCTCTTATCCTTATATAACTATGGCGTTTCTATTTATTATCATCACACTGCAGAGCTCTCTATCTAATATTTAATTGTTTCCCTAATTCCAGGATGTTGGTTCTTCTGATCTAAACCTATCCATGACACAGCGTTTATATATGTTGGTGAAAAATCTTGTAGAAGTGAAAACCGAGCCTTATGTGAGATTCTCTAGTACCACCAGTTACAGGATGTTAACTATCACTGACGACAACTTTATGAAAAATGGCACTGTTGAACTTGAACAAGTATGTCATATACCTGCCCAATGGCCTCTTAGAGATGATCTATTGATCGACAACGGTGTGTTACCAGATTTTCAAGGAATTTGTTCTGATGGTCGCTGCTTTTACTTTACTGCTGATGTGGGTGGTCTTATAGAACATCCGAACGTGGGTTATTACGATAGTCGCTACTCAAAGCTGTGGTGCCTTAAGTATGAGGATCCTACTTGGGTTTGGAGTCTATGTGGAACCATGTTCTGCTCCCGATTAAGTCCCTTCGTAGTCCCATACGATGGCAAATTGTGCATGTTTGGGGGTGAGTATGGAATTGCAAATTGGGTTGAGATCTATAGCCTAAAATCAGGTCTATGGGAAAAAAGGGAAGTGCCAGATAGTGCTCTCTTCTCAGGTCACTCGTTCCCTAGCTCGTACTTTCTGTGGGAGGACAGCACCAAGAGTAGCAAGAAGACCCTCATTGTATTGTATTCTTTTGATGATAATCATCAGTTGCTCATGTCATATGACGTCAAGGCTAACAGATGGGAAGAAGTTGAGTGCAATTTTCCGCCAGTTCCTGGATTTTGTCCTAGAAAATTAGTTCGTTTGGGATGTAGCCATTATCTTCTGATTGTAGACTCCGTTCCAACGTGGTATATTTATGACTTGTCTGAGAAGAAGCTTGTGGCAATAGTGCACGTGGATGGTTTGGAGGAGGACGATGTGCGGGTATCAAATATTTTTTGTTGCCACCACAGTAGCAAAGAAAGTTTGATCTATATATTCACGGAACACGAGTTCGTGCAAGAGAAGGAGCAAGAGGAAGGGTCAGATCTTCCTCATCTTGTTCCTTATGCCAGAGTCAGGCTCCAACTCCAAACCTTTTCTGCTAAGATTGAATCCAAGGGTTATCTTGGAGTTGGTCCTCATTGCAAATACGATATGTGAGTATGCGCTTCTCTTTAAACTTGTTTCACCCTATCCATTGATTGAGCTTTGATATTTACTTGTTTAACTCGGTGGACAGATTTGCTGCTGGAGATGAAGGCAATAAAGAGAAGACTGTGGTTTAGTATACGGGTGTGGTGGATATTAGGAATTAGAATTTGAGCATCAATGACAAGTAGCCAAAGAAAGAAGTGATAGATAGCAAAGTCATATGAAAGCTCTACCCACCTTGAATCCAACTTTGTTGCCAAGACATGCATGCCAATCAAGTATACAAATATTTTGTAAGCTATGTATTTACCTCTTTGGCCCTGAAACACACGACTCAACATCTCCCAAGTCTAAGTGCAATTCAGATGTATATACTCTTTTATCATCATCCTCGAAAGCAAGCAATGATTTTGCTAGATTTATTAATTAGAATAATTATGttcaaataaaattatttatctatttttattatataaaaaagatTAATACTAAATTATTGTGAGATAAATTTATGCcacataattattttttatgaaaaatattagGATgtcatcagaatttattattttattagttagtcatcaatatttaaaagtatgaaataaaatatattgttaaattactaatattttttttattgtgccATGTCAACTATTTTAAATAGGTGTCAACTATTTTTTATTAGGAAAGGTCGGCTCCTTAACAGAGCAGGCAGGCTTTGCTTAATTAAATTTGTTGCTTCTTCTCTTCCTATTTATCAGATGCAAGTGACTCTTTTTCCCACTTCGGTTTGTCAAAAGATTGATTCTGTGCTTAGACAATTCTTGTGGAAGGGAAAGGTGGGGGAGCATTGCTTAAATTTGGTCAAGTGGAGCAAAGTTGTCActccaagaaaatatggaggCTTGGGAATTAGATATACTCAATACGTAAATTTTGCTTTACTCGAAaagcttgtttggcaattattgCATAATAAAGATAAGCTTTGGGTAAGAATTATGTTGGCAAAATATTTATCTGGGAGTTCTTGCTTTTCACCCAAATTTTCTAATAATGTTTCAAGCACTTGGAGAGCGATttataagacaatagaaaagcttcGTGATGGTTTTGATTGGTGTACAGGCAGGATGTCTCAATCCTTTTCGTATCATGCTTGGCGACCATGTGGAACGCTAGCTCCTTTGGTTCCTTTTGTGCACATTTCTGATTCTCACTTGAAGTTAGAAGATGTCTGGCACCTTGGGCATTGGCGGTGGGATATTCTTTGCACAATGATTCCGGAAGAAGTTAAACTTGATTTGATGCTCTTTGATCCTATCAAGCAGGCAGGAGATAAAACAGATTGGTTTTGGACAAAGTCAAATACTCTCACCTACTCGACTAAAAGCGGGTATGAATggctattgaagaagaaatttggctggaatgataatgaaaattggctttggctttggcgcttgCACTACAACATTTTCAGGTTGAGGCAACATTTAAAAAGTGTTGCCTAAAAGCTGACAAAAGGTTGCTTTTGATCTATGGCAACACTTTTGGACCTAAGGCAACGTTTTTGGGCGGCGTTGCATATGCAGCCGTTGCCTTAGATCAAGGCAACACTTTTTGGTTTCAAAAGTGTTGCTTTTGAGAGCAACGTAACAATAATTGTCATAACAAAATAGTAATTAATATTTATCAAAAAGATGTCATAGATTGACCAAATACAAGCTGAAACTAATTAATATTTTGCGATTTCGGGTTGATCGCTAAACTTCaatggcaaggtgatttccatcAATATAAGAGACATTAGTGGAAGAATGGTAACAGAGGTATCTACAGGTGGCTTCTGTTAATACAGCATAGTAACATCAGGAAGGATCAAAGCAGACAAAGGAACAAGCTGAAACTGACCACACCAATGCTTCAAATTGCAATTGTGGTTATTGTGCAATGTGGCACCTGCATGATGCAGTCCACAATTTAAAACCTTGAATCAAATCACAATCCAGTAAATGCAGGTTTTGGCATAGAAGAGGTAAAAGATAATAGAGAGCAGTATAATTAACTAACAACAATGGAGGATACAAACATTTATTCTACCCGAAGCATGGAAAATGTAACTACTGCACAGAAAACCATGCATACCTAGTTTTATTACATCTTAGCAAATCCTATGGGATAAAACAGGAATTAAGGATCCGTAGCACTAGGATGTAACAGAATAAGACTAACCTCAAATTTGGTCTACCTTTGCAAGTGTTTCCCCAATCAGTTTCTTCAAAACACTCTGTCCAGGATCCTACTCACCAAATTTTCTAGTTAATAAGAATTAGACATGGACAATACTAAAACGCAAGCTCTTGTTAGGTTGGTTGCTCAGTGTGTAACAGTTCAAAACTTGAACTGAAAAGCATCCATTTTATTGTTTGAAAGACAGTGGATGTTCCCATCATATACAAGCAAGACCATAATGTTTATCAAAATTGTGTAATTCTATTTCATAAGTGGGAAACTGGAAAGTGACTTCTCTCTGAATTATTGAAATCATAAACCATCATAACTATGGAAAATCACCAGTCATTTAAAAAGTCAGAAACAAAATAGGCAAACTACCTTTTCTGCTCTCCACACCAGATATCTATGTTGAGCTTCGAGATTCCGAGAAATCTGGGATTCATCAGTCTCTTTAATGGATTTACTTACCAACTCCAATCATACCTGCAAGAATAATATTCAAAGgtcaagaattagaaagcctacTGAGATTACCCTTAGCAAAGCATGATTTTTTAATGTACCATGCTGCTGGCATTACCTTGGAATAATCCTTGAATGCAGAATATAGAATTTCATAATTTTCTGGGCTTGAATTGAACTTTGTCCAAATGACAATTGGTGAAAAGAACTTTATAGATTCACTTGTGAGCTTCCCTCCCCATGGAAAACTAAATATGAATTTCTAGTTCTGACCTGAAGATCAACAGCCTTCACAACTTCCGTAGGAAGAGGCTTGAAGTCGAGCATCCAACCCTCAAATAACACAACCTAGACAGTCATTCGTGCACAATAATTGAAGTATTAAAAACTCGACATCTGTATTTGTTTCATGGCAGGGCTAACCCCAAAAATTTCATTATACTCTTAAGTTTAGTTCAGCCAGAaaaccatttttctttttttccaaaGCTGGATATCACCAACCTTAGAGCCTTATAAAGAATTCATGTTAATCGACATAAGTAAGATTTGGTCTGTTTGCCTTTACTTCATCGGTTACAACGTGACATTAATCTGTcacgaaaaaagaaaaagaaaagggattAAGAATTACAATAGATAATATGTTACCGTAAGAGTTCTCCATGACATGTTCTCCATTGGTATCTCTTTCAGGCCAAGAGTATCTTTTTGATTCACTATGGACTCTAGCCTACCAATGACATCTTCCATCCTAGTaaccttctttctctctttcttaaaGCGGGTTAGGAAGTTACCTTGATCCTTCTTAGTTGCAGCTTTGGTGGCAATTTCATCCAAGAAGTCGTCAGCCTCATAGATAGCATCTTTGAGATCATCCAGCCAGATCTTCACTGGCCCCTCTCTGATTTGTCTGCGTTCAGCATCATTCACTGGCCCCTCAGCAGCATTCAGGATTGCCTTGAACCTCTGGATCATCTTCTCACTAAGCTTCTTCCCTCGGATCAAGTTGATAATCTCAGGATCGGAGAGCCTGTCGAAAAGAACAttgagaaaagaagagaggaaagCTCCTCCAACAAGTGCAGCAGCCATGTTCAGAAGATCAAGAAAGTATGAAAGTTAAGGTAGTGCACCCAAACTGAGATCTCTCACAAACACAAAAGGGTAAGGAAGTGGTAGAAGTTAGTGTGGAGATGATATTATGTTTAGCAAAAGTAAGTTGACTTGAAATGCTTATTGGTCTTCCAGACAACTTCACATGATGCTTCTTGCTCTCTTCCTCGAAAGCAGTGATCAAgtgtttattatataaataaagcGTACAGAGAGCTctgtatttattatataaataaaccATAGAACATAGAAGAATAAGTGTTTAATTTGAGATTAGCAAATTAATTAAACCATCAGATTTGACAAACACAAGACGTAAAAAAGAAATTTACTTCCACTAAGAACCGTACTTCATTGTCTTGAGAATATCATATCAACCATTTAGCCTAGCTTCAGCTTTACTTGCTCCAATGACCAAAATGGATCTTAAATTACCCACATTTTACCATCATTTCCTGGAAAACAATAATTTAAATAAGAATGATTTCActtctttttactttttacacATTTTAGTTCTAGTCTTTATTTTTTAATGGAATACGTTTTCTTATAGGTGTAAGGTAACCATGCACTTGATCAAatatgatgcaaaaggaaaagaaaattcaTGTGATGCCTTATTAAATTAAATCAATTAGAAAATAACAAAACCATTACTCAGCCTTTATCTAGTCTGGCTTCTTAGCTTCACTGAGAGGGAAGTATGATCAtaaaagctttttattttttatttttttaaattttatttttggttagTTGATTCTAAAAGCTAAATGCATAAATTGGAAACATGTATCCCAGCAACCTCAACAACATTTTCATGTAGTCTTCAATAATGGTCGCCGGGATATGACCAATGTAGGAATATGATTTTGCTATAtatataaaaactattttttgccATAACAAGTTCACATATTCAAATGTTTATTAACAAGCTAAGGTTTAATACTAGCTTCTGCATCAGAAACAAAGCCAGCATTATACTGAAAAAAATGAGTTAATAAGTTAAATTCTTCACTTTCTGTTGAGAATCACATGAACATACTATATCAGCTCCAGAAGAAGAGGGGAGgaagaaaaataaacagaaaaaattgCAGCACAGTGTATAGATTCACATAATTTAGAAAAACACGTTTCAAAAACTAGTCCAATAAGTACAT includes:
- the LOC107609789 gene encoding uncharacterized protein LOC107609789 isoform X1, which codes for MHCMAKIVFGDLKPKTESNMPIMSAPALFSTVSAATATATILFLICKSRLMHEKNLTTHHRQQPKRNPEQPKRDPCGKMLFVSQIGTSKALATRLCDLLESKGVVLDLVDARNYEPEALPKENLVLLVASTSEVWNLPPARNFSSNHDLPWGAECFVNWIEKKANAFKVGAFVVNACSFSAFVVGSEVTEGGKNLMAKAANEIRGLGHTAEWNADFDSWWGSVVAVLQGAVLGICGESEPEDVGSSDLNLSMTQRLYMLVKNLVEVKTEPYVRFSSTTSYRMLTITDDNFMKNGTVELEQVCHIPAQWPLRDDLLIDNGVLPDFQGICSDGRCFYFTADVGGLIEHPNVGYYDSRYSKLWCLKYEDPTWVWSLCGTMFCSRLSPFVVPYDGKLCMFGGEYGIANWVEIYSLKSGLWEKREVPDSALFSGHSFPSSYFLWEDSTKSSKKTLIVLYSFDDNHQLLMSYDVKANRWEEVECNFPPVPGFCPRKLVRLGCSHYLLIVDSVPTWYIYDLSEKKLVAIVHVDGLEEDDVRVSNIFCCHHSSKESLIYIFTEHEFVQEKEQEEGSDLPHLVPYARVRLQLQTFSAKIESKGYLGVGPHCKYDIFAAGDEGNKEKTVV
- the LOC107609789 gene encoding uncharacterized protein LOC107609789 isoform X2, which produces MNLEMRIGLMNDYDVENVENVNEGGKNLMAKAANEIRGLGHTAESNADFDSWWGSVVAVLQGAVLGICGESEPEDVGSSDLNLSMTQRLYMLVKNLVEVKTEPYVRFSSTTSYRMLTITDDNFMKNGTVELEQVCHIPAQWPLRDDLLIDNGVLPDFQGICSDGRCFYFTADVGGLIEHPNVGYYDSRYSKLWCLKYEDPTWVWSLCGTMFCSRLSPFVVPYDGKLCMFGGEYGIANWVEIYSLKSGLWEKREVPDSALFSGHSFPSSYFLWEDSTKSSKKTLIVLYSFDDNHQLLMSYDVKANRWEEVECNFPPVPGFCPRKLVRLGCSHYLLIVDSVPTWYIYDLSEKKLVAIVHVDGLEEDDVRVSNIFCCHHSSKESLIYIFTEHEFVQEKEQEEGSDLPHLVPYARVRLQLQTFSAKIESKGYLGVGPHCKYDIFAAGDEGNKEKTVV